The sequence GGGTAATGCGGCTTGTGGAATTTCTTATGAGGGCTTAGCTTGGTTTACAGGCTCAGCGGTAATGATGGGGGACTTATTCCCATCCACTCCATCTATTCTTCTCGCTATTTTGTATAGCATCGGCGCGCACGGCATTATGACTTTGAATGACTTCAAGGCAATTGAAGGTGATCGTCAAATGGGCGTGCTTTCTTTGCCTGTCCAACTCGGTGTTGCAGGTGCCGCCGAGAATGCTTGCTTGATGATGTTAGCTCCCCAGTTTGGCGTATTTGGCCTGTTACTGATCTGGGGTGCTTATTGGCAGGCTGGTGTGATTGTGCTGTTGATAGCGGGGCAAATAGTGATGATGCGTAATTTCCTGCTGGACCCAGTCAAGCGGGCATTATTTCTGAGTGGTTTTGGGGTGCCATTGTTTGTTGCAGGAATGATGGTGAGTGCATTTGCAGTGGCAGGACGTTTCTCGGTCAATTAATCAGGCAACCATGAACACTTCCGAATCCACCTATCTCACTTGGCCTCAAATTGCACGGCTTGGTTTAGTCCAAGCGTCTTTGGGATCGATTGTGGTGCTAACTACTTCACTGTTAAATCGCGTGATGGTAGTTGAGCTAGCTCTACCAGCAATCCTGCCGGGTGCATTGGTGGCGATTCATTATTTTATTCAGTTAATACGCCCACGCATGGGTTTTGGCTCTGACCAAACTCGCAGAGCCACTCCATGGATTCGGGGTGGGATATTGGTGCTGGCTTGCGGTGGAGTTTTGGCTGCGGCTTCAACAATCTTATTGAGTAGCTCAGTTGTACTGGGTATTGCGCTGGCTACAGTTGCCTTTTTAATGATTGGTATTGGCGTTAGCTCTAGCGGCACTGCGTTATTAGTTCTTTTGGCGAAACGCGTGGAGCCTAAAAAGAAGGCTGCAGCTGCTACTTGCGTTTGGTTGATGATGATTTTTGGTTTTGCATTTACGGCCAGTGTCAGTGGAAAGTTTCTGACGCCATTTTCATTTGAGCGTCTATTAATAGTGTCATCAACTGTCTCTGTGATTGCTGTGGCAGTTACATTCTTGGCAATTTGGGGAATGGAGTCTCCAGTGTTGAAGGCCAAACAGTCAATCGCTAATGTAGTTGAAGCGCAGTCAGAAGTGACGCCTACCAAAGCAAACTTTCGTGAAGCCTTTGCTGAGGTTTGGAAAGAAGGCAGGGTACGTTCTTTTACCTGGTTTGTCTTTGTATCTATGTTGGCTTATAGCTCACAGGACTTGATCTTGGAGCCTTTTGCTGCGGTCGCATTTGGCTTTACTCCTGCAGAAACAACCTCCTTGTCTGGCATACAAAATGGCGGCGTACTTCTGGGAATGCTTGCCTTAGCTTTTATTACGAGCAAAGCCAAATCTCAGTCTTTAACTTCATTAAGTAATTGGACTATTGGTGGTTGCCTGGCTTCAGCATTGGCAATGTTGGGTCTTGTTTTATCAGGCCCTATTGAAAGCGTGACTTTCTTTAAGGCGGCTGTTTTCTTGTTAGGCATTTTTAATGGCGCTTTTTCTATTGCCGCTATTGGATCAATGATGCAATTTGCCAGCATCGGTAGCGCGCAGCGTGAAGGTATTCGCATGGGTATTTGGGGGGCATCGCAAGCGATGGCCTTTGGTTTAGGTGGAATTATTGGAACTGGCTTAAGCGATATCGCTAGGATTGTTTTAGGTGATCCTGCTTCTGCGTATGCTTTTGTGTTTTTTCTGGAAGGTGTTTTATTTGTTGTGGCTGCCTACCTGTCATTTCAGACGCGTGCGCAAAAACAAACAAACGAACTATCAAAGCAATTGGTTGGCGTGTAATTTATCAATGATGAAGTAATGCACTCAATATATGGAGATCAGAATGAGTACTTTAGAAACTTTTGATGTCGTAGTTGTTGGCGGTGGCCCTACTGGAGCTACTGCTGCAAGTGACCTTGCTAAGAAAGGTCGAAAAGTACTCTTATTGGATCGGATGGGCCGAATTAAACCTTGCGGTGGGGCTATCCCTCCACGCTTAATTAAGGATTTTGAAATCCCTGATGAGCTTTTAGTCGCCAAGGCCAATTGCGCCAGAATGATTGCGCCATCAGATAAGGCGGTAGATATGCATATTGAGGGCGGCTTTGTAGGGATGGTCGACCGCGATAAGTTTGATGAGTTTTTGCGTGTCCGTGCTGCCAATGATGGAGCCGAGAGAAGAACGGGCATATTTGAGAAAATCACTAGAGATCAAGATGGAGTCTCAGTCATTCACTATGCTGTGCGTGGTAAGCATGGCTCACCTGACACAACCGTATCGGTACGTGCTAGGGCAGTGATTGGTGCCGATGGCGCCAAATCAGGAGTCGGACGCCAGGCCATTCCAGGTGCAAAGGATGTGGAATACGTCTTCGCCTATCACGAGATCGTTAAGGTTCCTGAAAACCCGCCAGCAGGTTTTGACGGTACCCGCTGCGATGTGTTTTATCAGGGTGCTTTATCCCCCGACTTTTATGGCTGGATATTCCCGCATGGTAATACCATGAGCATTGGTACAGGAACTGCTGATAAAGGCTTTTCCTTGCGTAGCGCAGTCACCGCTCTTAAAAAGCAGACTGGTCTTGAGAATGCTGAAATGCTGCGACACGAAGGTGCGCCGCTTCCAATGAAGCCCTTAAAGAAATGGGATAACGGTAGGGATGTAGTGTTGGCTGGTGATGCTGCAGGCGTAGTAGCTCCGGCTTCGGGTGAAGGGATTTACTACGGAATGTATGGTGGTCGTGTTGCTGCTGAGGCAGTAGAAGAGCTACTCGTTACTGGTAATGGCAAGGTTTTGGCAAAAGCCCGCAAAAAATTTATGAAAGAACACGGTACCGTGTTCTTAGTTCTCGGAATCATGCAGCGTTTTTGGTACAACAACGACAAACGTCGCGAGCGCTTTGTCAAAATGTGTGAAGATAAAGATGTGCAGCGCTTAACCTTTGAATCCTATATGAATAAGAAGCTTGTACGCCGTGACCCTATGGCGCACATAAAGATTTTCTTTAAAGATACCGCCCATTTATTGGGTTTTGCAAAAGTCTAAGCTGTAGTACCCATTAATTAGTCTTAACTACTGAAGGGAAGTAAAAATGAAAGATAACAGCGCAACAACTTTAAGAAATAAAACTGGAAAATTATATCTGCTTGGCATCGTTGCATTTTCAGGCTTGATTATCGGAATTACCTTTATCAAATTCCTATTCTCCGTTTAATTTTGGGGTGTCAGGCTCAGCTGCTCAAGACTGAAGCCGTTGTCATTCACTAGGCGATTCAGAAGCGCCTGATATTTTTTGGGCTCTACCGTCTTGGTGCGGGAGAGAATCCAGAGATATTTTCTTCCAGGGTCGCTCACAGCGGCCAAT comes from Polynucleobacter paneuropaeus and encodes:
- the chlG gene encoding chlorophyll synthase ChlG gives rise to the protein MRRFPAPSAILELLKPITWFPPMWAFACGVIATGVSFEGRWHLLIAGVILAGPMVCAASQAVNDWFDREVDAINEPQRPIPSGRMPGAWGLYVAIIWTGLSLLLGWLISPWAFVATLLGLLLAWFYSMPPLRFKQNGWLGNAACGISYEGLAWFTGSAVMMGDLFPSTPSILLAILYSIGAHGIMTLNDFKAIEGDRQMGVLSLPVQLGVAGAAENACLMMLAPQFGVFGLLLIWGAYWQAGVIVLLIAGQIVMMRNFLLDPVKRALFLSGFGVPLFVAGMMVSAFAVAGRFSVN
- a CDS encoding BCD family MFS transporter — encoded protein: MNTSESTYLTWPQIARLGLVQASLGSIVVLTTSLLNRVMVVELALPAILPGALVAIHYFIQLIRPRMGFGSDQTRRATPWIRGGILVLACGGVLAAASTILLSSSVVLGIALATVAFLMIGIGVSSSGTALLVLLAKRVEPKKKAAAATCVWLMMIFGFAFTASVSGKFLTPFSFERLLIVSSTVSVIAVAVTFLAIWGMESPVLKAKQSIANVVEAQSEVTPTKANFREAFAEVWKEGRVRSFTWFVFVSMLAYSSQDLILEPFAAVAFGFTPAETTSLSGIQNGGVLLGMLALAFITSKAKSQSLTSLSNWTIGGCLASALAMLGLVLSGPIESVTFFKAAVFLLGIFNGAFSIAAIGSMMQFASIGSAQREGIRMGIWGASQAMAFGLGGIIGTGLSDIARIVLGDPASAYAFVFFLEGVLFVVAAYLSFQTRAQKQTNELSKQLVGV
- a CDS encoding geranylgeranyl diphosphate reductase, whose translation is MSTLETFDVVVVGGGPTGATAASDLAKKGRKVLLLDRMGRIKPCGGAIPPRLIKDFEIPDELLVAKANCARMIAPSDKAVDMHIEGGFVGMVDRDKFDEFLRVRAANDGAERRTGIFEKITRDQDGVSVIHYAVRGKHGSPDTTVSVRARAVIGADGAKSGVGRQAIPGAKDVEYVFAYHEIVKVPENPPAGFDGTRCDVFYQGALSPDFYGWIFPHGNTMSIGTGTADKGFSLRSAVTALKKQTGLENAEMLRHEGAPLPMKPLKKWDNGRDVVLAGDAAGVVAPASGEGIYYGMYGGRVAAEAVEELLVTGNGKVLAKARKKFMKEHGTVFLVLGIMQRFWYNNDKRRERFVKMCEDKDVQRLTFESYMNKKLVRRDPMAHIKIFFKDTAHLLGFAKV